The genome window CGGTTAACATCTTCTATTCTCCCTGTTAGAAGAACTCCTTTTTCGCGCATTTCTTCCATAGGCTGATTTAATATCACCTCTCCGGCTTGCAAAACGATAAGGGACTCACATAAAGGCTGAATCTCCTCAATATGATGACTGGATATCAGGATCAGACGCGGGTCATCTTCGTAACTTTCCAGTAGCGCATTATAGAAAAATTTACGCTTCTCCGCATCGAGCCCATTGGTCGGTTCATCCAGAATAGTTATCTTTGCATGACTGGCAAGACCTAATATAATCTGAGTGGCTGTCTTCATGCCTTTCGAAAATTTATTGATCTTCTTCTTCGCTGGTAATTCGAACACATCGATTAACCGCTCCGCCAATTCCTGATTCCACTGCGGATGAAAATATTGCCCCATTTGAACCATATCACTAACCGTCCAGTTTTTCCCCAAGGGATGATTCTCCTGGATGTAACATAGATGCTCTTGAGCAGCCAGATTATTATAGGGATCTTGACCCATGATCTGAACGGTTCCACTGTCCGGGCGGTTATGCCCTGCGAGTATACTCATCAGGGTTGTTTTGCCCGCCCCATTTCTTCCCCAGATTGCACTAATGATTGGCTCACTCTCATGCAGCGTAACCTGGTTCAGAACGGGTGTCTTCTGATAACTGTAGTTGACTTGCTCCATATGAATCATAACTCACTCTCCTTATCTTGCTTGCCGCGAATCAGATCAATAATCATGTCTTCATTCATGTGAATACGTCTGGCTTCTTCAAGTAAAGGCTTAATGTATTCTTCATAAAAATCCTGCTTTCGTTCAATGAGCAAGGCTTCTCT of Paenibacillus sp. FSL R5-0517 contains these proteins:
- a CDS encoding ABC transporter ATP-binding protein, giving the protein MIHMEQVNYSYQKTPVLNQVTLHESEPIISAIWGRNGAGKTTLMSILAGHNRPDSGTVQIMGQDPYNNLAAQEHLCYIQENHPLGKNWTVSDMVQMGQYFHPQWNQELAERLIDVFELPAKKKINKFSKGMKTATQIILGLASHAKITILDEPTNGLDAEKRKFFYNALLESYEDDPRLILISSHHIEEIQPLCESLIVLQAGEVILNQPMEEMREKGVLLTGRIEDVNRVTADVKVIESSQMGSTVKVMIDEPYSKMWKDIAHAQGLSIEKATLQDYLVNRTRKQEGVKP